One Phaseolus vulgaris cultivar G19833 chromosome 4, P. vulgaris v2.0, whole genome shotgun sequence DNA window includes the following coding sequences:
- the LOC137836749 gene encoding senescence/dehydration-associated protein At4g35985, chloroplastic-like isoform X1 → MANRAKSEMGFQHLQKPKTPTQQLLLQIPGCKLHLMEQGEALQLAQGHFTITRVMDQNVALATVIKVGSSVQWPLTKDEPVVKVDALHYLFSLPVKKGGEPLSYGVTFPEECDGNMGMLDSFLKEHCCFSGLERSKKSDLDWEDFAPRVEDYNHFIARAIAGGTGQIVKGIFICSNAYTNQIQKGGEAILNSAAEKNNANMNNRNDATKNSGMNENLKRVRKLTNMTEKLTNSLHDGVGTMSGSVMARVIKSQPGQTFLKMLPGEVLLASLDAVNRVFEAAEAAEKQTFFATSKAATRMVSNRFGEEAGEATEHVLASAGQAVNTARNVSKIWKVINPAASSANAAGALKNSVKKRRKASL, encoded by the exons ATGGCAAACAGAGCAAAATCAGAGATGGGTTTTCAACACTTGCAAAAACCCAAAACTCCCACACAACAGCTTCTGCTGCAGATCCCAGGATGCAAACTTCATCTCATGGAACAAGGAGAAGCCCTTCAACTGGCTCAAGGGCATTTCACAATCACGAGGGTCATGGACCAGAATGTGGCACTGGCAACAGTCATAAAAGTTGGAAGCAGTGTTCAGTGGCCCTTGACAAAGGACGAGCCAGTGGTGAAGGTGGATGCTCTTCACTACCTCTTCTCTCTGCCTGTCAAAAAGGGTGGTGAGCCTCTGAGCTATGGTGTGACCTTTCCAGAAGAGTGTGATGGGAACATGGGGATGCTGGATTCTTTTCTGAAGGAGCACTGTTGCTTTTCTGGGTTGGAAAGGAGCAAGAAGAGTGACCTTGATTGGGAGGACTTTGCCCCACGGGTTGAGGATTACAACCACTTTATTGCCAGGGCCATTGCAGGAGGGACTGGTCAGATTGTTAAGGGTATCTTCATTTGCAGCAATGCTTACACCAACCAG ATCCAAAAAGGAGGGGAAGCGATCCTAAATAGTGCTGCAGAAAAGAACAATGCTAACATGAACAACAGGAATGATGCCACAAAGAACAGTGGAATGAATGAAAACCTCAAACG TGTGAGAAAACTGACAAATATGACAGAAAAGTTAACCAATTCGTTGCATGATGGTGTTGGAACAATGAGTGGATCAGTGATGGCTCGTGTTATTAAATCCCAACCAGGACAGACATTCCTAAAGATGCTCCCTGGAGAGGTGCTATTGGCTTCCCTTGATGCAGTCA ATAGAGTTTTTGAAGCAGCTGAAGCTGCTGAAAAACAAACCTTTTTTGCCACCTCCAAAGCTGCAACCAGAATGGTTTCCAACAG GTTTGGGGAAGAAGCGGGAGAGGCTACTGAGCATGTGTTGGCAAGTGCAGGACAAGCTGTTAACACTGCTAGGAATGTCTCTAAGATTTGGAAAGTCATCAATCCTGCAGCCTCTTCTGCAAATGCTGCTGGAGCACTAAAAAATTCTGTCAAGAAAAGAAGAAAGGCTTCATTATAA
- the LOC137836749 gene encoding senescence/dehydration-associated protein At4g35985, chloroplastic-like isoform X2, with protein MANRAKSEMGFQHLQKPKTPTQQLLLQIPGCKLHLMEQGEALQLAQGHFTITRVMDQNVALATVIKVGSSVQWPLTKDEPVVKVDALHYLFSLPVKKGGEPLSYGVTFPEECDGNMGMLDSFLKEHCCFSGLERSKKSDLDWEDFAPRVEDYNHFIARAIAGGTGQIVKGIFICSNAYTNQIQKGGEAILNSAAEKNNANMNNRNDATKNSGMNENLKRVRKLTNMTEKLTNSLHDGVGTMSGSVMARVIKSQPGQTFLKMLPGEVLLASLDAVSLGKKRERLLSMCWQVQDKLLTLLGMSLRFGKSSILQPLLQMLLEH; from the exons ATGGCAAACAGAGCAAAATCAGAGATGGGTTTTCAACACTTGCAAAAACCCAAAACTCCCACACAACAGCTTCTGCTGCAGATCCCAGGATGCAAACTTCATCTCATGGAACAAGGAGAAGCCCTTCAACTGGCTCAAGGGCATTTCACAATCACGAGGGTCATGGACCAGAATGTGGCACTGGCAACAGTCATAAAAGTTGGAAGCAGTGTTCAGTGGCCCTTGACAAAGGACGAGCCAGTGGTGAAGGTGGATGCTCTTCACTACCTCTTCTCTCTGCCTGTCAAAAAGGGTGGTGAGCCTCTGAGCTATGGTGTGACCTTTCCAGAAGAGTGTGATGGGAACATGGGGATGCTGGATTCTTTTCTGAAGGAGCACTGTTGCTTTTCTGGGTTGGAAAGGAGCAAGAAGAGTGACCTTGATTGGGAGGACTTTGCCCCACGGGTTGAGGATTACAACCACTTTATTGCCAGGGCCATTGCAGGAGGGACTGGTCAGATTGTTAAGGGTATCTTCATTTGCAGCAATGCTTACACCAACCAG ATCCAAAAAGGAGGGGAAGCGATCCTAAATAGTGCTGCAGAAAAGAACAATGCTAACATGAACAACAGGAATGATGCCACAAAGAACAGTGGAATGAATGAAAACCTCAAACG TGTGAGAAAACTGACAAATATGACAGAAAAGTTAACCAATTCGTTGCATGATGGTGTTGGAACAATGAGTGGATCAGTGATGGCTCGTGTTATTAAATCCCAACCAGGACAGACATTCCTAAAGATGCTCCCTGGAGAGGTGCTATTGGCTTCCCTTGATGCAGTCA GTTTGGGGAAGAAGCGGGAGAGGCTACTGAGCATGTGTTGGCAAGTGCAGGACAAGCTGTTAACACTGCTAGGAATGTCTCTAAGATTTGGAAAGTCATCAATCCTGCAGCCTCTTCTGCAAATGCTGCTGGAGCACTAA
- the LOC137836751 gene encoding CASP-like protein N24: MTTTKTETPSQEKKGDRMKKHSEKTEEEEELKPSKEKEQSHHHHPISKPPSAPTLRDSFNNSHSHHSVSEGDLQRVVASHSQSISDGAIKEVNKKSVTVIDVEDVEEGARDGVSKKVSNWHIVVLSLRIAAFVFCMIAFSVLASDRREKLHEASPNWIGSDYESNWVGSDDEASSLQDFQIHWYYLQEFKYCFSVNVIGFVYSALQIFDLVKYFITKRHTVNPKLRGYFNFAMDQVMAYLLLSASSSAATTTHNLSIVLLEDKFMEIAKASVALSFVAFLAFASSSLVSAFCRFN; encoded by the exons ATGACCACAACCAAAACTGAAACTCCATCTCAAGAAAAGAAAGGTGACAGAATGAAAAAGCACTCAGAGAagacagaagaagaagaagaactaAAACCCTCAAAGGAGAAAGAACAAAGCCACCACCACCACCCAATTTCAAAACCTCCTTCAGCTCCAACCCTTCGAGACTCGTTCAACAACTCTCACAGCCACCACTCTGTGAGCGAAGGGGACCTTCAGAGGGTGGTGGCCAGCCACTCTCAGTCCATCAGCGATGGTGCCATCAAGGAAGTGAACAAGAAGAGTGTGACAGTGATTGATGTGGAAGATGTTGAAGAAGGGGCACGTGATGGAGTGTCCAAGAAAGTGAGTAATTGGCACATTGTTGTGCTGAGTCTGAGAATTGCTGCTTTTGTGTTTTGCATGATTGCATTCTCTGTGTTGGCTTCTGATAGAAGGGAAAAACTGCATGAAGCATCACCAAATTGGATTGGTTCCGACTATGAATCAAATTGGGTTGGTTCCGACGATGAAGCATCATCTCTACAAGACTTTCAAATTCATTGGTATTACTTACAGGAATTCAA GTACTGTTTCTCAGTGAATGTGATTGGATTTGTGTATTCAGCATTGCAAATATTTGATCTGGTCAAATATTTCATTACTAAAAGACACACAGTGAATCCCAAACTACGTGGTTACTTCAACTTTGCTATGGATCAG GTCATGGCATATCTTCTACTATCAGCATCATCTTCAGCTGCCACCACAACTCATAATTTGTCAATTGTTCTTTTAGAAGACAAGTTCATGGAAATTGCCAAAGCATCTGTTGCTTTATCCTTCGTAGCGTTTCTGGCCTTTGCATCTTCTTCTCTTGTTTCAGCTTTCTGCAGATTCAACTAG